TCGAAAGCCTGCGCCGCGCCCGTCCGGACGCACGGCTGCTCGAATTGGCGCACCGGCTGGATCGCGAAACCTCGGGCATTCTGCTGATCGCCAAGAAGCGTTCGGCGCTCACGGCGCTGCACGATGCCTTCCGCGACGGCGGTATGGAAAAGCATTACTTCGCCCTGGTCAGCGGGCGCTGGTTGAATCCACAGCAGCACATCAAGCTGGCCCTGACCAAATATCTGACCGAATCCGGCGAGCGTCGGGTGTCGGTGGACAGCGAAGGCAAGGCGGCGCACTCCATCGTCCGGCTCGAAGTACGCTGGCCCGGCTACAGCCTGCTCGACGTCCGGATCAAGACCGGCCGGACGCACCAGATACGCGTACATCTGTCGGCCAGCGGTTTTCCCATTGTCGGCGACGAAAAATACGGCGATTTCGCGCTCAACAAGGCCTTGCGCAAGGAAGGCCTCCCGCGCATGTTCCTGCATGCCCACAGTCTGGCGCTCAGACATCCGCTGACTGGCGAACCGGTGGAACTGGCGGCGCCACTGCCGGCCGATCTGGCTGGCTTCGTTCGCCGCATCGATCAGCAGCAGATGCGCGAATTCGAACGAAAAGACGCCGATCTGCCTCTACAGACCGAAAACCCCGACTGACATCCTCATGCCTGCACAGTTTGACCTCATCGTTTTCGACTGGGACGGTACGCTGCTCGATTCCGCCGCCGCCATCGTCCACGCCATACAGCGTGCCTGCGAAGATCTCGGGCTGGATACGCCGGACGACCGCACTGCCCGCTCTGTAATCGGGCTCGGCCTGGTCGACGCACTTGCACGCGTGGTGCCCGAATTGCCGTCATCACGCCATCAGGAACTGGCGGGGCGCTACCGCTATCACTACCTTTCGCGTGACCACGAATTGACGTTGTTCGATGGCGTGCCCGCACTGCTGGACGGTCTGAGCGCGCGCGGACACACCTTGGCGGTCGCCACCGGCAAGAGCCGGGCGGGGCTGGACCGTGCGCTCGGCCACACCGGACTGGGCAGCCGGTTTGCCGCGACGCGCTGCGCCGACGAGTCGGTATCGAAGCCGGCACCGGACATGGTGCTCGAACTGATGGACGAACTGTCCTTCGATCCGGCGCGCACGCTGGTCATCGGCGACACGACGCACGACCTGCTGATGGCGCGGCACGCCGGCTGCGAGTCGGTCGCGGTGACCTATGGCGCACATCCGCTGCATGAACTGCTGGCGGCCCGTCCGAAGGCGCACTGTGCAAGCGTGGATGAACTGACGGCGTGGCTGGCATGTCACGCGTAGCGGTGTGCGAGTCGGCTGAACTGGTCGATGGCGGACCCGGCGTACGGTTCGAGGTCGAGCAGCGAGGTAAGGCCGTAGCGGCATTCGCGGTCAGATTTCGCGGGCAGGTGCACGGCTACATCAATCGCTGCGCCCATGTGCCGATAGAGCTTGACTGGAATCACGGCGAGTTCTTCGACGACGCAAAGTTATACTTGATGTGTTCCACCCATGGCGCAATCTATGTTCCTGAAACCGGTCACTGCGTCGGCGGACCCTGCCGCGGCAGCCGTCTCGAACCGGTTGCGCTTGAAGAATCCGGCGGAACGGTATGGCGATCCGCGTAAATAATTGTTTTATTGGCTAAAAATGTCCGAACCGGAAAAGCAGCGCGACCCCAGTGCAGAGCCCGTCTGGGAACGAAAACTGATCGAGCGCCTGGCGCTTGAATCGGTGGTCGAGCAGCGGCGCAAGCGCCGCTGGGGGATATTCTTCAAGCTGGTCGGCTTCGCCTACCTGGGGGTACTGCTTTTCGCCCTGGTCGACTGGAGTGCGTTGTTCAGCCAGGCGGAACACCGCAAGCACACCGCGCTGGTCGAACTGAGCGGGGTCATCGCCCCCGGCGCCGAGGCCAGCGCCGAGAGCGTGATGGCATCGCTGCAGTCGGCATTCGAGGACAAGAACACCCAGGGCGTCATCCTGCGCATCAACAGTCCGGGCGGCAGCCCGGTGCAGAGCGGCATCATCAATGACGAAATGAATCGCCTGCGCGCCATGTACCCGAATGTGCCGCTCTATGCGGTGGTCGAGGACATCTGCGCCTCGGGCGGTTACTACGTTGCCGTCGCTGCGGACCGCATCTATGTAGACAAGGCGAGCATCGTCGGCTCGATCGGCGTGCTGATGGAAGGTTTCGGTTTCACCGGTCTGATGGACAAGCTCGGCGTGGAGCGCCGGCTGCTGACCGCAGGTGAAAACAAGGGTTTTCTCGATCCGTTTTCGCCGCAGGACGAAGGGCATCGCGTGCACGCCCGGGAACTGCTCGGTGACGTGCATCAGCAGTTCATCGATGTCGTGCGCAAGGGGCGCGGCGAGCGGCTGAAGGAATCGCCCGACATGTTCTCAGGTCTGATGTGGAGCGGCACCCGCAGCATAGAACTCGGGCTGGCCGACGATCTGGGCAGCGTGGAATTCGTTGCGCGCGAGGTCGTCAAGGCGGCAGACATCGTCGATTTCACCCAGCGGCAGAATCTGGCGGAACGTTTCGCCAAGCAGTTCGGCGCCGATGTCGGAGAAAGTGTCGCGGGCGCCTTTTCGCGCATCGGTCTGCGCTGAAGTTCTCTGCGACCCGGGTCAGCCGCGGGTCAGGTGCCGGCCAGCAGCAGAAAGAGGGTGGGGCGCCGGTCGATGCGTGCCACGTCTGCCGCCTTCCACTGCGCCACCGTCAGCGTGCGCACGTATTGATCGGGCGCCGTCAGCGCGCTGGCGATGCACAGCAGCGTGTCGCCGCGGCAGTGCGCGCGGAGGGTCTCGAACATTTTCAGATTGCGGTAGGGCGTTTCAATGAACAGCTGCGTCTGGCGCAACTGAGCCGACGTCTTTTCGAGGGCGGCCAGTGCGCGCGCGCGCTCCGCGTCATCCACCGGCAGATAGCCGTGAAACGCAAACGACTGGCCGTTCAACCCGGAGGCCATCAGGCCGAGAAGGATGGATGACGGACCGACCAGCGGTACCACTTCGATACCCATGGCGTGTGCAGCGCGTACCACCAATGCGCCGGGGTCGGCCACGCCCGGACAGCCGGCATCCGAGATGACGCCAGCGCTGCGTCCTGCGCGTACCGGTTCAAGCAGCGCACGCAGCGGAGAGCCGCCGCGCTCGGGGGGCAGTTCGACGATGTCCAGTTCGCGCAGCGGCGTCGGATGTTCCAGTCGCTTCAATGTCGCCCGCGCGGATTTGGCGCTTTCGACCAGAAAGTAGTCGAGCCGGTGCGCGCACTCGCGCACCGTTGTAGGGGTGTCGGCGTGCCACAAGGCGCGGCTGTCGAGTGCACTCGGCAACATGTAGAGCACGCCCTGCGGCGGTGCGCTCATGGCAGCTGATAACCGATGCGGCGCAGCATCCGGCTCAGCTCGATCAGAGGCAGGCCGACCAGTGCAGTCGGATCGTCTCCGCTGAGCCTTTCAAGCAGCGCGATGCCGAGGGACTCGGATTTCGCGGCGCCGGCACAATCGACCGGATCGTCAAGCTCGACATAGCGTTCGATTTCCGTTTTCGACAGCGTCCGGAATACGACTTCGGTCGGAACGACTGCTTCATGCAGCGCGCCGCTTCGCGCATCGATGACACAGAGCGCGGTGTCGAAGGTCACTTTAGAGCCGCTCAGTTCGAGCAACTGGGCGATCGCAGCATCACGCGTGCCGGGCTTGCCGTAGCGGCGGGTGCCGCACCAGGCGACCTGGTCAGAGCCGATGATGCAGCTGTCCGGATACCGCAGGGCGATCGCCTGTGCCTTGTTCCGGGCAAGCCGCGTGGCCTGCGTACGCGGCGATTCGTCACCGACGCACGATTCGTCGATGTCCGGCGAGGCAGTCGTGAAAGGCAGGCGCAGGCGCGCCAGCAATTCGCGGCGATAGCGCGAAGATGAGCCAAGAACGAGCGGAGGCGGGGTGTCGGACATGGGCGGGACGGGGCGGCGCGTTGTTGCGGAACGCTTTGACAGTATTACGTGCCGGATAGTATCATTTTGGGTTTGATTCTTCGCCCGGATGCGCCCCGCGAGCCCGCCGACAGGTGGGCTGATTACAAGCAGGGTGCGGTAGAGGTACCCGTGACAGGCATGGATGAAAGCGACCGGCAGCAGGCGCCCGGGAAAGGTGACGGCATGCCGCGGCAGCTTGACGCAATACAGTTTGCACGAACGTCCGGTGTCCTTGACGGCTGTACGGATGTTGCGTTGCTTGATCGTGTTGCGCAGGAGTGC
The sequence above is a segment of the Methyloversatilis sp. RAC08 genome. Coding sequences within it:
- a CDS encoding Rieske (2Fe-2S) protein gives rise to the protein MSRVAVCESAELVDGGPGVRFEVEQRGKAVAAFAVRFRGQVHGYINRCAHVPIELDWNHGEFFDDAKLYLMCSTHGAIYVPETGHCVGGPCRGSRLEPVALEESGGTVWRSA
- a CDS encoding HAD family hydrolase, yielding MPAQFDLIVFDWDGTLLDSAAAIVHAIQRACEDLGLDTPDDRTARSVIGLGLVDALARVVPELPSSRHQELAGRYRYHYLSRDHELTLFDGVPALLDGLSARGHTLAVATGKSRAGLDRALGHTGLGSRFAATRCADESVSKPAPDMVLELMDELSFDPARTLVIGDTTHDLLMARHAGCESVAVTYGAHPLHELLAARPKAHCASVDELTAWLACHA
- a CDS encoding S49 family peptidase produces the protein MSEPEKQRDPSAEPVWERKLIERLALESVVEQRRKRRWGIFFKLVGFAYLGVLLFALVDWSALFSQAEHRKHTALVELSGVIAPGAEASAESVMASLQSAFEDKNTQGVILRINSPGGSPVQSGIINDEMNRLRAMYPNVPLYAVVEDICASGGYYVAVAADRIYVDKASIVGSIGVLMEGFGFTGLMDKLGVERRLLTAGENKGFLDPFSPQDEGHRVHARELLGDVHQQFIDVVRKGRGERLKESPDMFSGLMWSGTRSIELGLADDLGSVEFVAREVVKAADIVDFTQRQNLAERFAKQFGADVGESVAGAFSRIGLR
- a CDS encoding RluA family pseudouridine synthase, whose amino-acid sequence is MKELGKAPKVVRHVVDIEEAGQRIDNFLIRICKGVPKSHVYRVLRSGEVRVNSKRVDQTYRLAESDEVRIPPMRLAEPGAPAPVPSRDFDILYEDDAFLALNKPAGMAVHGGSGVSFGVIESLRRARPDARLLELAHRLDRETSGILLIAKKRSALTALHDAFRDGGMEKHYFALVSGRWLNPQQHIKLALTKYLTESGERRVSVDSEGKAAHSIVRLEVRWPGYSLLDVRIKTGRTHQIRVHLSASGFPIVGDEKYGDFALNKALRKEGLPRMFLHAHSLALRHPLTGEPVELAAPLPADLAGFVRRIDQQQMREFERKDADLPLQTENPD
- a CDS encoding Maf family protein yields the protein MSDTPPPLVLGSSSRYRRELLARLRLPFTTASPDIDESCVGDESPRTQATRLARNKAQAIALRYPDSCIIGSDQVAWCGTRRYGKPGTRDAAIAQLLELSGSKVTFDTALCVIDARSGALHEAVVPTEVVFRTLSKTEIERYVELDDPVDCAGAAKSESLGIALLERLSGDDPTALVGLPLIELSRMLRRIGYQLP
- a CDS encoding SAM-dependent methyltransferase, which translates into the protein MSAPPQGVLYMLPSALDSRALWHADTPTTVRECAHRLDYFLVESAKSARATLKRLEHPTPLRELDIVELPPERGGSPLRALLEPVRAGRSAGVISDAGCPGVADPGALVVRAAHAMGIEVVPLVGPSSILLGLMASGLNGQSFAFHGYLPVDDAERARALAALEKTSAQLRQTQLFIETPYRNLKMFETLRAHCRGDTLLCIASALTAPDQYVRTLTVAQWKAADVARIDRRPTLFLLLAGT